One window of Acropora palmata chromosome 1, jaAcrPala1.3, whole genome shotgun sequence genomic DNA carries:
- the LOC141890201 gene encoding putative palmitoyltransferase ZDHHC24: MENHKGWFEALRPKKPSDLSAFAVMIVLLWVIMLFELLVVLPIYHDPLSGWYCIHVFCGFFMWLNVFANLYMMIMTDTTGKSLGMPSSLKPGWTYCPFCQLNSPPRAHHCQICNECVLKRDHHCIFAGKCVGFRNYRYYICLALHLWMGAVYANFFHHEYVTEQIGEFGFWTLLSLFSPFVMWLLGYTTLYGIFVAFIAGVSIFAFLLFSALLFFQMVIIFRGQTSHERKKHKREYDHGWKRNFLQVLGARWYLVWIWPSISSPLEGDGTNFTKAYPEQQKCL, encoded by the coding sequence ATGGAAAACCATAAAGGCTGGTTCGAGGCTCTCAGGCCTAAAAAGCCTTCTGACTTATCAGCTTTTGCAGTCATGATTGTGCTGTTATGGGTTATAATGCTCTTCGAACTGTTGGTTGTGTTGCCAATCTACCATGATCCTTTATCTGGTTGGTACTGCATTCACGTATTCTGTGGATTTTTCATGTGGCTGAACGTTTTTGCCAACCTCTACATGATGATAATGACCGACACGACAGGAAAGAGTCTAGGAATGCCGTCTTCACTGAAACCAGGGTGGACGTATTGTCCTTTCTGTCAGCTGAATTCACCTCCTCGAGCTCATCACTGTCAAATTTGCAATGAATGCGTATTGAAGCGAGACCATCACTGCATTTTTGCAGGCAAATGCGTGGGTTTTAGGAACTATCGTTATTATATATGTTTAGCATTGCATCTATGGATGGGAGCTGTCTATGCCAATTTCTTCCATCACGAATATGTGACGGAACAAATCGGCGAATTCGGGTTTTGGACCTTGCTAAGTTTGTTTAGCCCATTTGTTATGTGGTTGTTGGGCTATACGACTCTATACGGAATTTTCGTCGCCTTTATTGCCGGTGTTTCCATCTTCGCGTTCCTTCTTTTTAGTGCCTTGCTGTTTTTCCAAATGGTAATAATTTTTCGAGGTCAGACGTCTCACGAACGTAAGAAGCACAAGAGAGAATATGACCATGGCTGGAAGCGAAACTTTCTGCAAGTGTTGGGAGCTAGGTGGTATTTGGTATGGATCTGGCCAAGTATTAGCTCACCATTAGAAGGAGATGGCACAAACTTCACGAAAGCTTATCCAGAGCAGCAGAAGTGTCTGTAG